The Algihabitans albus genome includes a window with the following:
- the phoB gene encoding phosphate regulon transcriptional regulator PhoB, whose protein sequence is MKPLILLVEDEAALVTLLRYNLEREGFRLADARDGEEALVLAKEERPDLVLLDWMLPLMSGLEVCRQLRRAPETRDVPIIILTARGEEADKVRGLDSGADDYITKPFSPAELVARMRAVLRRAQPALANETLQFDDLEMDLAAHRVRRGPRDVHLGPTEFRLLRYLMQHPGRVFSREQLLDAVWGRDVYVEPRTVDVHIRRLRKALNIDDEADLIRTVRSAGYALDRAQAA, encoded by the coding sequence ATATTGCTTGTTGAAGACGAGGCGGCTCTGGTCACGCTGCTGCGCTACAATCTGGAACGCGAGGGCTTCCGCCTAGCCGATGCGCGGGATGGCGAAGAGGCCCTGGTTCTCGCCAAGGAAGAGCGGCCGGACCTCGTCCTGCTCGACTGGATGCTACCTTTGATGAGCGGCCTGGAAGTCTGCCGGCAGCTCCGGCGTGCGCCGGAAACCCGCGACGTCCCGATCATCATCCTGACGGCGCGCGGCGAGGAGGCCGACAAGGTCCGAGGACTCGACAGCGGCGCCGACGATTACATCACCAAGCCCTTCTCCCCGGCCGAATTGGTGGCCCGCATGCGTGCCGTCCTGCGACGTGCGCAGCCGGCACTGGCCAACGAGACGCTGCAGTTCGACGATCTGGAGATGGACCTTGCGGCCCATCGGGTTCGCCGCGGCCCACGCGACGTTCATCTCGGTCCGACCGAGTTTCGCCTCCTGCGCTACCTCATGCAGCATCCGGGCCGGGTGTTCAGCCGGGAGCAGTTGCTCGACGCCGTCTGGGGGCGTGACGTCTACGTCGAGCCGCGGACGGTCGATGTGCACATTCGCCGGCTGCGGAAAGCGCTCAACATCGATGACGAAGCGGACCTGATTCGGACCGTCCGCTCCGCCGGCTATGCCTTGGATCGCGCACAAGCAGCCTGA
- a CDS encoding HIT domain-containing protein produces the protein MTHATYDDSNVFAKIILGEIPCDKVAESPHSLAFRDIEPQTPTHVLVIPKGAYVSSDDFASQASDAEIGDFFRLLGQVARDLGAAEAGYRIVANHGEDAHQEVPHFHMHLFAGTDLGRMIKPIHKQT, from the coding sequence GTGACCCACGCGACCTACGACGACAGCAACGTCTTCGCCAAGATCATCCTCGGTGAAATTCCTTGCGACAAGGTGGCCGAAAGCCCCCACAGTCTGGCATTCCGAGACATCGAACCGCAGACGCCGACTCATGTCCTGGTGATCCCGAAGGGAGCCTACGTTTCGTCCGACGACTTCGCGTCACAGGCAAGCGACGCGGAAATCGGGGATTTCTTTCGCCTGCTCGGCCAGGTCGCCCGCGATCTGGGAGCAGCGGAGGCCGGCTACCGCATCGTCGCCAATCACGGCGAGGATGCCCACCAAGAGGTTCCGCACTTTCACATGCACCTCTTCGCCGGAACCGACCTCGGCCGCATGATCAAGCCGATCCACAAACAAACCTGA
- the nth gene encoding endonuclease III: MKKADIAEFFDRLATALPEPKGELEYVNAYTLLVAVVLSAQATDVGVNKATRQLFQVADTPEKMLALGEARLKDHIKTIGLFNSKAKNVIALSRQLLNEHDSQVPQNREALVKLPGVGRKTANVVLNMAFGQDTIAVDTHIFRVSNRTGMAPGKTVDAVEQKLEKVVPSNRRQHAHHWLILHGRYVCKARKPDCPACPVSDLCAYKAKTTVAMTAAKPAKRRKPAA, translated from the coding sequence ATGAAGAAAGCCGATATCGCCGAGTTCTTCGACCGCCTGGCCACCGCCCTGCCGGAGCCGAAGGGTGAGCTGGAATACGTCAACGCCTACACCCTGCTGGTTGCGGTGGTGCTGTCGGCGCAAGCCACCGACGTCGGCGTCAACAAGGCGACACGCCAGCTGTTTCAGGTCGCCGACACGCCGGAAAAGATGCTGGCCCTCGGCGAGGCGCGTCTGAAGGATCACATCAAGACCATCGGTCTGTTCAACTCCAAGGCCAAGAACGTCATCGCCCTGTCGCGGCAGCTCTTGAACGAGCACGACAGCCAGGTGCCGCAGAACCGCGAAGCCCTGGTCAAGCTACCCGGCGTCGGCCGCAAAACCGCCAACGTGGTGCTGAACATGGCCTTCGGACAGGACACCATTGCCGTCGACACCCATATTTTCAGGGTGTCGAACCGGACCGGGATGGCACCGGGAAAGACCGTCGATGCGGTCGAGCAGAAACTTGAGAAGGTGGTGCCGTCAAACCGGAGGCAGCACGCTCACCATTGGCTCATCCTGCATGGCCGCTACGTCTGCAAGGCCCGCAAACCGGACTGTCCGGCTTGCCCGGTCAGCGATCTCTGCGCCTACAAGGCCAAGACAACGGTGGCCATGACGGCCGCGAAGCCGGCCAAGCGGCGCAAACCGGCGGCCTGA
- a CDS encoding DUF2244 domain-containing protein has translation MAPALPTAASAETAPRAAAVLFDAMLTPHRSLSPRGFIVLMSLVCAVSFTAGLAFFLMGAWPVVGFMGADVLLIYLAFRINYRRARMFEEVVLTRDALVVRRVDHWGAEKRWTFQPYWLQVRMDDPPEHESQLTLRSHGKSLAIGAFLTAEERLSLARELQQHLAVCRCAPGPVSI, from the coding sequence ATGGCTCCTGCTCTACCGACTGCTGCGAGCGCCGAGACCGCACCGCGGGCCGCTGCGGTGCTGTTCGACGCGATGCTGACGCCCCATAGGTCGCTCAGTCCGCGCGGCTTCATTGTGCTGATGTCGCTGGTCTGCGCCGTCAGCTTCACGGCCGGGCTTGCTTTTTTCCTGATGGGCGCCTGGCCGGTGGTCGGCTTCATGGGCGCGGACGTACTGCTGATCTACCTGGCCTTTCGGATCAACTACCGCCGGGCGCGGATGTTCGAGGAAGTGGTGCTGACCCGCGACGCGCTCGTGGTGCGCCGGGTCGACCATTGGGGCGCGGAGAAGCGCTGGACCTTCCAGCCCTACTGGCTGCAAGTGCGCATGGACGATCCGCCCGAGCACGAAAGCCAGCTCACTCTGCGCAGTCACGGCAAGTCCCTGGCCATTGGCGCGTTTCTGACAGCCGAGGAGCGCCTGTCCTTGGCGCGGGAACTGCAGCAGCACCTTGCCGTCTGCCGCTGTGCTCCGGGGCCCGTCAGTATCTAG
- the hemW gene encoding radical SAM family heme chaperone HemW has translation MQGHPSHRDEADSSQSRSGQGISDRESDRTTLDARPKQDPGFGVYIHWPFCRSKCPYCDFNSHVRDTVDQVRWREALLAELAHYAGETPERRVSSIFFGGGTPSLMAPETAAALIAAVKHHWPAAPELEVTLEANPTSVEAPRFAAYADAGVNRVSLGVQALNDRDLSFLGREHDTAEAMAAVALARGQFQRVSFDLIYARPGQTPAAWAEELRRALGEGCDHLSLYQLTIEQNTAFHARARRGELPLAEPETAADLFEATQNTLAAEGLPAYEISNHARPGEACRHNLTYWRGGDYLGIGPGAHGRITRGRDKLATRQHRAPEIWLATVEQAGHATRTRKALTREDRLTELLMMGLRLQDGIDRTAFHRELGREPEALLDERKLKALAEEGYLVLDAPGLRATAEGRARLNSLLAYLIP, from the coding sequence GTGCAAGGCCACCCTAGTCATAGAGACGAAGCGGACTCTTCTCAGTCTCGCAGCGGACAGGGAATTTCCGATAGGGAGTCGGACCGGACAACGCTCGATGCCCGGCCGAAGCAGGATCCCGGGTTCGGCGTCTACATTCACTGGCCCTTCTGCCGCTCCAAGTGCCCCTATTGCGACTTCAACAGCCACGTCCGGGACACAGTCGACCAAGTGCGCTGGCGGGAGGCGCTGTTGGCGGAACTCGCTCACTATGCCGGTGAAACGCCGGAGCGGCGCGTCAGCTCGATCTTCTTCGGTGGCGGTACGCCCTCCTTGATGGCGCCGGAAACGGCCGCAGCTTTGATTGCGGCGGTCAAGCACCACTGGCCGGCAGCGCCCGAGCTGGAGGTGACGCTGGAGGCCAACCCCACTTCGGTCGAGGCACCTCGCTTTGCGGCCTATGCCGACGCCGGCGTCAACCGCGTGTCGCTCGGCGTGCAGGCCCTGAACGATCGGGACTTGAGCTTCCTGGGACGCGAGCACGACACCGCCGAAGCGATGGCAGCCGTGGCCCTGGCACGAGGGCAGTTCCAGCGCGTCTCCTTCGACCTGATCTATGCCCGGCCCGGCCAGACTCCGGCGGCCTGGGCGGAAGAGCTACGCCGCGCCTTGGGTGAAGGTTGCGACCATCTTTCACTCTATCAGCTGACCATCGAGCAAAACACGGCTTTTCACGCGCGGGCACGCCGTGGCGAGCTGCCGCTGGCCGAGCCCGAGACGGCCGCCGACCTCTTCGAGGCGACACAAAACACCCTCGCCGCCGAAGGATTGCCGGCTTACGAGATCTCCAACCACGCCCGTCCCGGCGAGGCCTGCCGCCACAACCTCACCTACTGGCGCGGAGGCGACTACCTGGGCATCGGGCCGGGTGCGCATGGCCGTATCACTCGGGGGCGCGACAAACTCGCGACCCGCCAGCACCGCGCACCGGAAATCTGGCTGGCCACGGTCGAGCAGGCCGGCCATGCGACCAGGACCCGTAAAGCTCTGACCCGAGAGGACCGGCTCACCGAGCTGCTGATGATGGGATTGCGGTTGCAAGACGGCATCGACCGGACCGCGTTCCACCGGGAGCTCGGCAGGGAACCGGAAGCGCTTCTGGACGAGCGGAAATTGAAGGCTTTGGCGGAGGAGGGCTATCTGGTTCTCGACGCACCCGGGTTGCGCGCGACTGCGGAAGGCCGAGCGCGGCTGAATTCCTTGTTGGCCTATCTCATTCCCTAG
- the rdgB gene encoding RdgB/HAM1 family non-canonical purine NTP pyrophosphatase, translated as MHSRTLTGKLVIASHNPGKIREIDDLIAPFGLEAISAGALGLPEPEETGTSFAANAELKAVAAAIGANLPALADDSGLVVPALDGAPGIYSARWAGPQKDFSVAMARVEQELGDRTALAQRNGSHANAYFVCALALAWPDGSVEVFEGRVEGELTFPPRGDRGFGYDPIFLPQGDSRTFGEMPPAEKHAISHRARAFAQLKRRLEDLQ; from the coding sequence ATGCATTCGCGTACGCTCACAGGCAAGCTGGTGATTGCCAGCCACAATCCCGGCAAGATCCGGGAAATCGACGATTTGATCGCGCCCTTTGGGCTCGAAGCCATCTCGGCTGGCGCGCTGGGGCTGCCCGAGCCGGAGGAAACCGGCACGTCCTTCGCCGCCAACGCGGAGTTGAAGGCCGTGGCCGCAGCCATCGGCGCCAATCTGCCGGCGCTCGCCGACGACTCCGGGCTCGTGGTCCCGGCGCTCGATGGTGCCCCGGGCATCTATTCGGCGCGCTGGGCGGGCCCGCAGAAGGACTTCTCGGTCGCCATGGCGCGCGTCGAGCAGGAACTGGGAGATCGCACAGCCCTGGCACAGCGCAACGGCAGTCATGCCAACGCTTACTTCGTCTGTGCGCTGGCACTGGCTTGGCCGGATGGTTCGGTCGAAGTCTTCGAAGGCCGTGTTGAAGGCGAGTTGACTTTCCCCCCGCGCGGCGACCGGGGCTTCGGATACGACCCGATCTTCCTGCCTCAAGGCGACTCGCGCACCTTCGGAGAAATGCCGCCGGCCGAAAAGCATGCGATCAGTCACCGCGCCCGCGCCTTCGCACAACTGAAGCGCCGTCTGGAAGATCTGCAGTAG
- the rph gene encoding ribonuclease PH, protein MRPSGRTRDQLRPVVLETEVNKYAEGSCLAKFGDTHVLCTASLIEGVPPWLRNSGRGWVTAEYGMLPRSTDSRIDREAARGKQSGRTQEIQRLIGRSLRAVTDLTGFGERQIKLDCDVIQADGGTRTASITGAYVALHLCFQHMQRFGAVKTIPLREPVAAISCGIYQGETILDLDYAEDSTAQADANFVLTAGGGIVEVQATAEQEPFTREQYDQLLELAERGVADLVALQQKAVGLAPA, encoded by the coding sequence ATGCGCCCAAGCGGCCGCACGCGCGATCAACTGCGCCCCGTCGTCTTGGAGACGGAGGTCAACAAATATGCCGAAGGCTCCTGTTTGGCGAAGTTCGGCGACACCCACGTCCTCTGCACCGCCAGTCTGATCGAAGGTGTGCCACCTTGGCTGCGCAACTCCGGACGCGGCTGGGTCACAGCGGAATACGGCATGCTGCCCCGCTCGACCGACAGCCGCATCGACCGCGAGGCGGCGCGCGGCAAGCAATCGGGTCGCACCCAGGAGATTCAAAGACTGATCGGCCGCTCTCTGCGCGCCGTTACCGATCTGACCGGCTTCGGCGAGCGGCAGATCAAACTGGACTGCGACGTTATTCAAGCCGATGGCGGTACACGTACGGCCTCGATTACCGGCGCGTACGTGGCCCTTCACCTCTGCTTTCAACACATGCAACGCTTCGGGGCCGTCAAGACGATCCCCCTGCGCGAGCCGGTCGCAGCGATCTCCTGCGGCATCTACCAGGGCGAGACCATCCTCGATCTGGACTATGCCGAGGATTCGACCGCTCAGGCCGATGCCAACTTCGTACTGACCGCCGGCGGCGGCATTGTGGAAGTCCAGGCCACTGCGGAGCAGGAACCTTTCACCCGCGAGCAATACGACCAGCTGCTGGAGTTGGCCGAGAGGGGTGTTGCCGACCTGGTTGCGCTTCAACAAAAGGCCGTCGGGTTGGCGCCGGCGTAA
- the hrcA gene encoding heat-inducible transcriptional repressor HrcA encodes MSSVRSAVEQIASELGGLNARHRDIFRRIVEAYVETGAPIGSRSLSQQLGMTLSPATIRNVMADLEDLGLLMAPHTSAGRLPTELGLRLFVDGLLERGNLTREERSEIDSRCAAQGRSFTEVMEETSSMLSGLSRCAGLVFAPKSDAPLKHIEFVSLGPGRALVVLVTQSGQVENRVIDVPIGLPPSSLVEAGNYLAARLRDRGLGEACGAIQSELTQTRAELDTLTRKVIEAGLATWSGDAPSGGGALIVRGQHQLLDDVQALEDLERIRHLFTALERKEALLKLLEMTEMAEGVQIFIGAQNELFGLTGCSLVVAPYTNSEQQIVGAVGVIGPTRIDYARIIPMVDYTAQAVGRLLGRPS; translated from the coding sequence ATGAGCAGCGTCAGGTCCGCAGTCGAGCAAATCGCCAGCGAACTGGGTGGCCTCAACGCCCGGCATCGCGACATCTTCCGCCGTATCGTGGAGGCTTATGTCGAGACCGGCGCGCCGATCGGCTCGCGCAGCCTGTCGCAACAGCTTGGCATGACGCTGTCACCGGCGACGATCCGCAACGTCATGGCGGATCTCGAGGATCTCGGCTTGCTGATGGCGCCGCACACCTCCGCTGGCCGCCTGCCGACCGAACTGGGGCTGCGGCTGTTTGTGGACGGTCTCCTGGAGCGCGGGAACCTAACCCGCGAGGAGCGCTCGGAAATCGATTCGCGCTGCGCCGCGCAGGGACGCAGCTTTACCGAAGTCATGGAGGAAACCTCCTCCATGCTGTCCGGTCTGTCACGCTGTGCCGGCCTGGTTTTCGCCCCCAAGTCGGACGCGCCGCTGAAGCATATCGAGTTCGTCTCGCTTGGCCCCGGCCGCGCTTTGGTCGTCCTGGTCACCCAGTCGGGACAGGTCGAGAACCGCGTGATCGACGTTCCGATCGGCTTGCCGCCCTCGTCCCTGGTCGAAGCGGGCAACTACCTGGCGGCGCGCTTGCGCGATCGCGGTCTCGGCGAGGCTTGCGGCGCCATCCAGAGCGAGTTGACTCAGACGCGCGCCGAGCTCGACACGCTGACCCGAAAGGTGATCGAGGCGGGTTTGGCCACCTGGTCCGGCGATGCGCCGAGCGGCGGTGGAGCTTTGATCGTGCGCGGTCAGCATCAGCTGCTTGACGATGTGCAGGCTCTCGAAGACCTGGAGCGCATCCGTCACCTCTTCACCGCGCTGGAGCGCAAGGAAGCGCTGCTGAAGCTGCTGGAGATGACGGAGATGGCTGAGGGCGTGCAGATCTTCATCGGCGCCCAGAACGAACTCTTTGGCTTGACCGGCTGTTCCCTGGTGGTGGCGCCCTACACCAACAGTGAGCAACAGATCGTCGGCGCCGTCGGCGTGATCGGCCCGACACGCATCGACTACGCCCGCATCATTCCGATGGTGGATTATACCGCCCAGGCTGTCGGCCGTTTGCTCGGCCGGCCATCCTGA
- a CDS encoding nucleotide exchange factor GrpE, which produces MTADPKQKPEGPSTADFVSDEPAPKPAEAAAAEAAAAQAADEEEAISFDEETLEALDLNEGEGNFGSPQATTPREAELEAQVADTKDQLVRALAETENLRNRARREKAEALKYAAAPLAKDLLSVADNLKRALAAVPTDAVEQDPALKTLLTGVEMTDKALGDAFAKHGIVPIDPIGEKLDPHRHEAMIEIDDPTKPAGTVAQVYELGWLLGERLLRPARVAVAKGGPKAGTAGGQENDEPPEPGSTVDTQA; this is translated from the coding sequence ATGACCGCCGATCCGAAGCAGAAGCCCGAAGGGCCGAGCACGGCCGACTTTGTATCCGATGAGCCTGCCCCGAAACCGGCCGAGGCCGCCGCAGCGGAAGCTGCCGCTGCGCAGGCCGCGGACGAGGAGGAGGCAATCTCGTTCGACGAAGAGACCTTGGAGGCTCTGGATTTAAACGAAGGCGAAGGCAACTTCGGCAGCCCTCAGGCGACAACGCCGCGTGAGGCCGAACTCGAGGCACAGGTTGCCGACACGAAGGATCAACTCGTGCGCGCGCTGGCCGAGACCGAGAACTTGCGCAACCGCGCCCGCCGCGAGAAGGCCGAAGCCCTGAAATACGCCGCCGCGCCATTGGCGAAGGATCTGCTGAGCGTGGCCGACAACCTGAAACGCGCTCTGGCCGCCGTTCCGACCGATGCCGTCGAGCAGGACCCGGCGCTGAAGACGCTCTTGACCGGCGTCGAGATGACCGACAAGGCCTTGGGCGACGCCTTCGCTAAGCATGGAATCGTGCCCATCGATCCGATCGGCGAGAAGCTGGACCCTCACCGCCACGAAGCGATGATCGAGATCGACGACCCGACCAAGCCGGCCGGCACGGTGGCGCAGGTCTACGAACTCGGTTGGCTGCTTGGCGAGCGCCTGTTGCGCCCGGCCCGGGTTGCCGTCGCGAAGGGCGGTCCGAAGGCGGGAACTGCCGGCGGTCAGGAGAACGACGAGCCGCCCGAGCCCGGCTCGACCGTCGACACGCAGGCCTGA
- the mutS gene encoding DNA mismatch repair protein MutS, with protein MPDSAPSASETKSAPPATPMMAQYWEIKRAYPDALLFYRMGDFYELFFEDAKVAAADLDITLTKRGQHAGEEVAMCGVPVHAAEAYLARLIRQGHKVAICEQLEDPAQAKKRGSKSVVKRDVVRLVTPGTLTEDELLDARRHNYLAALTDAGSELGLAWLDVSTGDFLAEAVTPGNLGAALARIAPGELLLPERLLQRADLFELLGDWKAALTPLPSARFDSENARRRLQAVFEVEALDAFGAFERAELAAAGALLDYVELTQKGKLPRLTPLRRQARGTVMEIDPATRRNLELTESLTGGRKGTLLNVLDRTVTGAGARLLAQRLSAPLTDEGEIAARLDAVAWLVERADLREGLRNRLRQAPDMERALSRLSLGRGGPRDLAAIRDGLRQAAGLQGDLLGLSEDPPPAALTRSAEALGQQEGLIDRLSRALAPELPMLTRDGGFVAAGYAPHLDELKQLRDESRRLIAGLQAKYAAATGIGSLKVKHNNVLGYFLEVSATNAAKMPQDPAAGFVHRQTLASAVRYSTTELGELEQKILQAADRALAVELEIFAQLVEEVLQRADPVAAVARALAELDVAAGLAQLAAEARWTRPQVEDSTIFVVEDGRHPVVEAALAANEGARFVANDCDLSKAQQLWLVTGPNMAGKSTFLRQNALIAVLAQMGSFVPAARAKIGTVDRLFSRVGAADDLARGRSTFMVEMVETAAILNQATARSLVILDEIGRGTATFDGLSIAWACVEHLHEVNRCRGLFATHYHELTHLAGKLERLSCYAMRVKEWQGEVVFLHEVAPGAADRSYGIHVARLAGLPPAAVTRAEEVLGLLEQGEQAGALTRLADDLPLFAAVPRSDRAVPQPQESLSDTELRTINPDELTPKQALELLYRLRTLVED; from the coding sequence ATGCCAGACAGCGCCCCTTCCGCTTCCGAAACGAAATCCGCGCCCCCCGCGACCCCGATGATGGCCCAGTATTGGGAGATCAAGCGGGCATACCCGGACGCCTTACTGTTCTACCGCATGGGCGACTTCTACGAACTCTTCTTCGAAGACGCCAAAGTCGCGGCGGCGGATCTGGACATCACCCTGACCAAGCGTGGCCAGCATGCTGGGGAGGAGGTCGCAATGTGCGGCGTGCCGGTGCATGCTGCCGAGGCCTATCTGGCGCGCCTGATCCGCCAGGGCCACAAGGTCGCGATCTGCGAGCAGCTCGAAGATCCGGCTCAGGCGAAGAAACGCGGCAGCAAGTCGGTGGTCAAGCGCGACGTGGTGCGCCTGGTCACCCCCGGTACACTAACCGAGGATGAGCTGCTCGACGCCCGCCGGCACAACTATCTGGCCGCGCTGACGGACGCGGGCAGTGAACTCGGACTCGCTTGGCTCGATGTCTCGACAGGCGACTTTCTGGCCGAAGCCGTGACGCCCGGCAATCTGGGTGCGGCCCTCGCCCGGATCGCTCCCGGCGAGCTGCTGCTGCCCGAACGCCTGCTGCAGCGTGCCGACCTCTTCGAGCTGCTAGGCGACTGGAAGGCGGCCTTAACCCCGCTGCCCTCCGCGCGCTTCGACAGCGAAAATGCGCGGCGCCGTCTGCAGGCGGTGTTCGAGGTCGAAGCGCTCGACGCTTTCGGCGCCTTCGAGCGGGCTGAGCTGGCCGCGGCCGGAGCGCTACTCGACTACGTGGAGCTGACACAGAAAGGCAAGCTGCCGCGCTTGACGCCGCTGCGCCGTCAAGCGCGCGGGACAGTCATGGAGATCGATCCGGCGACGCGGCGAAACCTCGAGCTGACCGAATCCCTGACCGGCGGACGCAAGGGCACGCTGCTCAACGTTCTCGACCGCACGGTGACCGGGGCCGGCGCCCGCCTGCTGGCACAAAGGCTGTCGGCGCCCTTGACCGACGAGGGTGAGATCGCGGCACGGTTGGACGCCGTCGCTTGGCTGGTCGAACGCGCGGATCTACGTGAGGGCCTGCGCAACCGTCTGCGCCAGGCTCCCGACATGGAACGCGCGCTGTCGCGGCTATCGCTGGGGCGCGGCGGTCCTCGCGATCTGGCCGCGATCCGCGACGGCCTCAGGCAGGCCGCCGGTCTGCAAGGCGATCTGCTGGGCCTGAGCGAAGACCCGCCACCCGCCGCTTTGACCCGTTCAGCCGAAGCGTTGGGCCAGCAAGAGGGACTCATCGACCGCCTCAGTCGAGCTCTGGCACCGGAGTTGCCCATGCTCACGCGCGACGGCGGTTTCGTCGCCGCCGGCTATGCGCCGCACCTGGACGAGCTGAAGCAGCTTCGCGACGAATCCCGACGCCTGATCGCCGGCCTGCAGGCCAAGTATGCGGCGGCAACCGGTATCGGCAGCCTCAAGGTCAAGCACAACAACGTGCTGGGCTACTTCCTGGAAGTCTCCGCAACCAATGCCGCGAAGATGCCGCAGGATCCGGCAGCCGGTTTCGTCCATCGCCAGACCTTGGCGTCGGCGGTCCGCTACAGCACGACCGAACTTGGCGAGCTGGAACAGAAGATTCTGCAGGCTGCGGACAGGGCGCTGGCAGTCGAGCTGGAAATCTTCGCCCAGCTCGTCGAGGAGGTGCTACAGCGCGCGGATCCGGTCGCGGCAGTCGCGCGCGCCCTCGCCGAACTGGACGTGGCCGCCGGTCTGGCCCAGTTGGCGGCCGAAGCACGCTGGACCCGGCCCCAGGTCGAGGACTCGACGATCTTCGTCGTGGAGGACGGGCGACATCCGGTGGTGGAGGCGGCGCTTGCGGCCAACGAGGGCGCGCGTTTCGTCGCCAACGACTGTGACCTCTCCAAAGCTCAGCAGCTTTGGCTTGTCACCGGCCCCAACATGGCCGGCAAGTCCACCTTCCTGAGGCAGAACGCCCTGATTGCCGTGCTCGCTCAGATGGGCAGCTTCGTCCCAGCGGCCCGCGCGAAGATCGGCACCGTCGACCGGCTGTTCAGCCGAGTCGGCGCGGCCGACGATTTGGCGCGCGGACGCTCCACCTTCATGGTGGAGATGGTCGAGACAGCCGCAATCCTGAATCAAGCAACGGCTCGGTCCCTGGTCATCCTGGACGAGATCGGCCGTGGGACCGCGACCTTCGACGGCCTGTCGATCGCCTGGGCCTGCGTCGAACATCTCCACGAGGTGAACCGCTGTCGCGGCCTCTTCGCAACCCACTATCACGAGCTCACGCATCTGGCCGGCAAACTGGAGCGCTTGTCCTGCTACGCCATGCGGGTGAAGGAATGGCAGGGCGAGGTGGTCTTCCTGCATGAGGTCGCACCGGGCGCCGCCGACCGCTCCTACGGCATCCACGTCGCCCGTCTTGCCGGCTTGCCGCCTGCCGCCGTGACCCGGGCCGAGGAGGTGCTGGGACTGCTCGAACAGGGCGAACAAGCGGGGGCTTTGACCCGGCTCGCCGACGACCTGCCGCTCTTCGCGGCGGTGCCCCGGAGCGATAGGGCCGTCCCGCAGCCGCAAGAAAGCCTCAGCGATACGGAACTTCGGACCATCAACCCGGACGAGTTGACGCCGAAGCAGGCGCTGGAGTTGCTCTACAGATTGAGAACTCTCGTCGAGGACTGA
- a CDS encoding OmpA family protein — protein sequence MEKKALTDVSGDPISVFETLVLTPSTVQSVTTVPASSLSASGDPTASALTSDSMIPSTAVEVTVQDLITELDGEETERGTLINLPGDVLFDFDKSDIRPNAEPVLARLASLIEKLPQAPVEIEGHTDGKGSETYNQSLSEQRANSVKSYLVESFGLKGARLRTRGYGENRPVAPNRHANGSDNPVGRQLNRRVEVIIAN from the coding sequence ATGGAAAAAAAAGCCCTGACGGACGTTTCGGGTGACCCGATCTCGGTCTTCGAGACGTTGGTCCTGACGCCTTCGACCGTTCAGTCGGTGACCACGGTTCCGGCCTCGAGCCTGTCGGCGTCCGGCGACCCCACGGCCTCGGCCCTCACGAGTGACAGCATGATTCCGAGTACGGCTGTCGAAGTCACCGTGCAGGACCTCATCACCGAGTTGGACGGTGAGGAGACCGAACGCGGCACGCTGATCAACTTGCCGGGCGATGTCCTGTTCGACTTCGACAAGTCGGACATCAGGCCCAACGCCGAGCCAGTGCTCGCGCGCTTGGCAAGCCTGATCGAAAAGCTGCCGCAGGCACCCGTCGAGATCGAGGGCCACACCGATGGCAAGGGCAGCGAAACCTACAACCAGAGCCTTTCGGAGCAGCGCGCCAACTCGGTGAAGAGCTATCTTGTCGAGAGCTTCGGCTTGAAGGGCGCGCGGTTGCGCACCCGAGGCTACGGTGAAAATCGACCCGTCGCGCCTAACAGGCACGCCAACGGCTCCGACAACCCCGTTGGCCGTCAACTCAACCGCCGAGTGGAAGTGATCATCGCCAACTGA